In Plasmodium chabaudi chabaudi strain AS genome assembly, chromosome: 9, the sequence TTATATCCTCCATAGATTTCTTTGaattaagaaaatatttctcatatatataatcgaTATTATCACACCCATGAATTATCAAGGCACTCatcaatttattaaattcagCTTTGTTCCATTTCGCAAATCCTTgctttaataatttttgtttttccatttttatttcttcaatATCAATAGTTGACATATCATCGTTTACTTCTTTCttcacttttttattattatttttattttttttattattactagcAGTTCCTGTATCCCCATTAGAACTAGGAaccaaattttttttaataaaatttatcatatattcataacagcttttcacatttttttctctaaATCGtatcatattcatttttttttttgtctctagcaatttaataattttgctCTTATAAAACTCGTTGTccatatctttattttcaccATTTTTAACATCGTTGTTTCTGTTTTCATTATTCattccattatttttactatatatatttactgCACCATTCAAATCGATTGATTTTTTACCTCCTTCATTTCCATCTTCTTCGAGATTCTTAGCTCCATCCTTCTCTTCAGTGCTATCACCAGTATTAGCCTCATTCAAAATGTTTGGATTTATAAGATTAATcagattatatatatcttttgCATGGTGTGTTAAAAATTCATGTATATtaactattttttcaaaatctTCTTTCTCAGTTTGTGCTTCAACaatttctttaattttttgttgatttatatgataaatattccatttttcttcaattttttctaattcatctaatttttcattattaaagAATTGAAAATCATGACCCCCTCTTGCTTCTGCTTTCCATCCACaaagtattattttttttttattagtttTTGTACATGCTGTGTTCATAACTTTCCATTTACTTTTTCGTTCTCCTAAAtctaaaaatatcatatgttttttattattttttaaaaatttcttAATActtgatttatttaattttttttttttttttttttttttcttcttctttaAGGTTTCATCTACTATTCCATCTTCCCCAACCTGATTATCTAAATTATTTCCATCACCACCTTCCGATTCATTTTCATCGTCTTCATCATCTTCTTCGTCATCCTCATCACTTCCATCTTCATCACTCGAATCATCCGATTCTTCTTTTtccaaattattatacatattcaaTCCACCATCTAAAGATATATTAgttaaatcaaaaatattttcaaggttttttaattttttttcaatttcaaTAGTTCTCTTTTCAGCATCAGCcaaaattatatcaatATCTTCATCAGAAATTGAGGATACATCTTGTGTTTTGTATACTTCAGGAGCAccaaaatttaatatatcatgtaattcttgtttattattttctttattatttaaatttaatttacctttttgtataattaaagaatctaattttaatttttttgctgCTCTTTCAACAATCTTTTCTTCCACAGAATTCTGTGTAACAAATCTATAAACAATAACTCGCTTTTTTTGACCTATTCGATGTGCTCTATCCATTGCTTGAATATCCATTTGTGGATTATAATCTGAATCAAACAATATAACAATATCGGCAGTGGTTAGATTTATTCCAATACCTCCTGCTCTagttgataataaaaaaataaaatatttactattaggttcattaaatttattaattcttATCTGTCTTTCATCTCCAACCGTTGAACCATCAATTCTTAAATactcatattttttccatcgACAATAGTCATCAATAATATCTAATAATCTCGTCATTtgagaaaataataaaacccTAGAattctctttttttaatctaGGTAATAATTTATCTAATAATGACATTTTTCCAGATGTTTCGATAAGATGATTTCCTTCAATATATGGAGGTTCTTCTATTccatcaaataaatatggatGGTTACAACATTTTCTTAATtgcattaaaatatttagcaTTTGATTTTTACTACCTGTCATAGCATTAATAacatcaatatttttacttaatATATctgaatataattttttctgtAATTTTGACATAccaacaaatatatatatctctCTTTTAGGAGGTAAAGACTGTTCTACTTCT encodes:
- a CDS encoding chromatin remodeling protein, putative encodes the protein MFRNVRDYFKNNNNEGEENDDNNVTKSGDQQCENGMHNMSYKDMSGQNESESGLDNSKGPLSSEANLNVQKRDDGNASNDINLSGSNSWNNKETSELEKTNQSYNEMDSRAYGEDNGIDGSELKRRKIDDTDELENENNKEGEQDNNETVNEEISEEKVNYLQQKLEQLLAETKRYTEKLSGQRIQMNTQAKRDKSRRCAMTEKEEDYVLLKEADDDDDTLIIKQPRNISGCMKPYQIEGLNWLYQLYRHKINGILADEMGLGKTLQTISLLCYLRFNKNIKRKSIIICPRSTLDNWYEEIKKWCTEMKPFKYYGSKDQRKELNRTVLHSDYDVLLTTYEIVIKDKSALYDIDWFFLVIDEAHRIKNDKSVLSSSVRFLKSENRLLITGTPLHNNLKELWSLLNFLMPKIFDNSEEFDNLFNISKISTNDNKQSEIITQLHTILKPFMLRRLKVEVEQSLPPKREIYIFVGMSKLQKKLYSDILSKNIDVINAMTGSKNQMLNILMQLRKCCNHPYLFDGIEEPPYIEGNHLIETSGKMSLLDKLLPRLKKENSRVLLFSQMTRLLDIIDDYCRWKKYEYLRIDGSTVGDERQIRINKFNEPNSKYFIFLLSTRAGGIGINLTTADIVILFDSDYNPQMDIQAMDRAHRIGQKKRVIVYRFVTQNSVEEKIVERAAKKLKLDSLIIQKGKLNLNNKENNKQELHDILNFGAPEVYKTQDVSSISDEDIDIILADAEKRTIEIEKKLKNLENIFDLTNISLDGGLNMYNNLEKEESDDSSDEDGSDEDDEEDDEDDENESEGGDGNNLDNQVGEDGIVDETLKKKKKKKKKKKLNKSSIKKFLKNNKKHMIFLDLGERKSKWKVMNTACTKTNKKKIILCGWKAEARGGHDFQFFNNEKLDELEKIEEKWNIYHINQQKIKEIVEAQTEKEDFEKIVNIHEFLTHHAKDIYNLINLINPNILNEANTGDSTEEKDGAKNLEEDGNEGGKKSIDLNGAVNIYSKNNGMNNENRNNDVKNGENKDMDNEFYKSKIIKLLETKKKMNMIRFREKNVKSCYEYMINFIKKNLVPSSNGDTGTASNNKKNKNNNKKVKKEVNDDMSTIDIEEIKMEKQKLLKQGFAKWNKAEFNKLMSALIIHGCDNIDYIYEKYFLNSKKSMEDIKSYLKVFFRKYDQVKGGIRLFEKIRNSDLQRQIIQEENDMIANYVEKQLANGVDTIDKLQLPPNFRYENVYIQPEATNTTGGANDALEKVSEEEILYFERENKILLWLLYQEGVVQTKSIHILTPYYWAETYNFFKYATTPLENIEYRCRLIVDAIMQLNRKNIKSSNNKERRRG